One region of Thiomonas intermedia genomic DNA includes:
- a CDS encoding DUF1376 domain-containing protein: protein MLPDTAPLTPPACDLRSMPFMPLDVTRLMDSDFFALSSPAEFKAAVALWAKSWLQVPAASLPNDDRVLAFLAGGLTLVRWRKVKDVALRGWIACSDGRIYHPLIAELALDAWDRVQHLQRDEQPTRRAGSSAERMRRLRARRKSMEQGGPAEPDPAAQPAVAGSDTGGDASRVTPDVTRGDDPLVTEEASPVTHSRQAPPQRKEEGEGDGGAQAVTPAKASQRHLPVLAAMPVSAGGDPLSRPAGSPAKGQGRAGRLSLTPDEQQLCDAVWAQYGAAYQSRYDAPPLSDSRARHQVAELVRRLGVQAPDVAAYYVRSNHDWYVRKGHDVGTLLGDLQKLRAEWMAMQKRARQCAVATRPPELNSGAPPPRPSEAVQIALESLAQKLRAKPPRAAGG from the coding sequence ATGCTCCCTGACACCGCGCCGCTGACCCCGCCGGCATGCGACCTGCGCAGCATGCCCTTCATGCCACTCGACGTGACTCGGCTGATGGACTCAGACTTTTTCGCCTTGTCGAGCCCGGCGGAGTTCAAGGCTGCGGTGGCGCTGTGGGCGAAATCGTGGCTCCAGGTGCCTGCGGCCAGCCTTCCGAACGACGATCGCGTGCTGGCGTTCCTTGCCGGCGGTCTGACGCTGGTGCGCTGGCGCAAGGTCAAGGATGTGGCCCTGCGCGGCTGGATCGCCTGCAGCGACGGGCGCATTTACCACCCACTGATTGCCGAACTCGCGCTGGATGCCTGGGATCGCGTTCAGCACCTGCAACGCGACGAACAACCCACCCGGCGCGCGGGCAGTAGCGCCGAGCGCATGCGGCGGCTCCGGGCTCGGCGCAAGTCGATGGAGCAGGGCGGCCCGGCCGAGCCGGATCCGGCGGCGCAGCCGGCTGTGGCGGGCAGTGACACCGGTGGTGACGCGTCACGGGTGACGCCCGACGTGACGCGGGGTGACGACCCATTGGTGACGGAGGAAGCGTCACCCGTGACGCACTCTCGCCAGGCCCCTCCCCAAAGAAAGGAAGAAGGAGAAGGGGATGGTGGCGCGCAAGCTGTGACGCCTGCCAAAGCGTCACAGCGTCACCTGCCCGTGCTCGCAGCGATGCCTGTTTCTGCAGGCGGTGACCCGCTTTCGCGACCCGCCGGGTCGCCAGCCAAAGGCCAAGGCCGAGCCGGCAGGCTGAGCCTCACGCCCGACGAGCAGCAACTGTGCGACGCCGTATGGGCCCAGTACGGTGCCGCCTACCAGAGTCGCTATGACGCCCCGCCGCTGAGCGACAGCCGCGCGCGCCATCAGGTCGCCGAACTGGTACGCCGCCTCGGTGTGCAGGCACCTGACGTTGCGGCCTACTACGTCCGCAGCAATCACGACTGGTACGTGCGCAAGGGGCATGACGTCGGCACGTTGCTGGGCGATCTCCAGAAGCTGCGTGCCGAATGGATGGCGATGCAGAAGCGCGCCCGGCAGTGTGCGGTCGCCACTCGTCCACCCGAGCTCAACTCCGGAGCGCCGCCGCCTCGTCCCAGCGAAGCGGTGCAAATCGCCCTCGAAAGTCTTGCGCAGAAGTTGCGCGCCAAGCCTCCTCGCGCTGCGGGCGGCTGA
- a CDS encoding type II toxin-antitoxin system RelE family toxin, whose amino-acid sequence MYSIEYSREAFKSLKAMPRNLATTVREKIEQLAAAPHGPNNNVKKLQGRPGYRLRVGDWRVIYEIHDDRLVVMILAVSPRGGAYQ is encoded by the coding sequence ATGTACTCGATCGAATACAGTCGCGAGGCGTTCAAGAGCCTCAAGGCCATGCCACGCAATCTTGCAACGACGGTGCGCGAAAAGATCGAACAGTTGGCAGCTGCGCCCCACGGACCGAACAACAACGTGAAGAAGCTGCAAGGGCGCCCTGGCTATCGATTGCGCGTCGGCGATTGGCGCGTGATTTACGAAATTCATGATGACCGCCTGGTGGTGATGATCCTTGCGGTTTCCCCACGAGGAGGTGCGTACCAATGA
- a CDS encoding helix-turn-helix domain-containing protein, translating into MSTIQYIERNGKREYAVVPMELFARLMRAAESLDDVALFDAVKAADDGFRVPGAVAHAILDGIHPVKAWREYRGFTQDALAEKAGISKAYLSQIETGKRIGVAKTLKALASALGVTLNELQP; encoded by the coding sequence ATGAGCACGATTCAATACATCGAACGCAACGGGAAACGAGAATACGCCGTGGTTCCGATGGAGTTGTTTGCGCGGTTGATGCGCGCCGCCGAGAGCCTGGACGACGTGGCCCTGTTCGATGCCGTGAAAGCTGCTGACGACGGATTTCGGGTCCCTGGTGCAGTCGCCCATGCCATCCTTGACGGGATCCATCCCGTCAAGGCCTGGCGCGAATATCGCGGATTCACTCAGGACGCTTTGGCCGAGAAGGCCGGTATCAGCAAGGCCTATCTCAGCCAGATCGAAACGGGCAAGCGGATCGGAGTGGCTAAAACCCTCAAAGCCCTCGCATCGGCACTGGGCGTGACGCTCAATGAGCTCCAGCCCTGA
- a CDS encoding helix-turn-helix domain-containing protein, whose amino-acid sequence MSLTADNDKPIWRAISVRLMPDRSMLEMQRDQFMRNSLRYTVECCNGYTLRHSVIMQLMTTPGDIIKKRRGALGLTQTALSKMAKVHLNTLRDIEAKGGAKSSFLPQLARALAIDIYALVNGELSTAEERPSNAESGAAGSDGRPGAARAMALVDEVIGQIASVLQSAAREEFQRWLSGEHTREQASAILDALINASKSLPASPPGLLESPRAPDKATNKKVK is encoded by the coding sequence ATGTCGCTCACGGCCGACAACGACAAGCCAATCTGGCGCGCGATCTCCGTAAGGCTCATGCCCGACCGCTCGATGTTGGAAATGCAGCGTGACCAGTTCATGCGCAACAGTCTACGGTATACCGTAGAATGTTGCAACGGTTATACGTTACGGCATTCCGTAATAATGCAGCTCATGACAACACCCGGTGACATCATCAAGAAGCGCAGGGGTGCGCTTGGCCTGACCCAGACGGCGCTATCGAAAATGGCCAAGGTGCATCTCAACACCCTTCGCGACATCGAGGCGAAGGGTGGCGCGAAGTCGAGCTTTCTTCCACAGCTCGCGCGCGCTCTCGCCATCGACATCTATGCGCTGGTCAATGGTGAACTGTCGACGGCGGAAGAACGACCGTCGAACGCTGAGTCTGGCGCGGCCGGTTCCGACGGGAGACCGGGGGCAGCGCGTGCGATGGCCCTGGTCGACGAAGTCATCGGCCAGATCGCCTCCGTGCTGCAGAGCGCGGCACGCGAAGAATTCCAGCGCTGGCTTAGCGGCGAGCACACCAGGGAACAGGCCAGCGCCATCCTGGATGCGCTGATCAACGCATCGAAATCTCTGCCCGCGTCTCCCCCGGGCCTCCTCGAGTCGCCGCGGGCGCCTGACAAGGCCACAAACAAGAAAGTCAAATGA
- a CDS encoding helix-turn-helix domain-containing protein: MNWSRCISNIERSGMSLTEIARQIGLSLSAVSDIKHGRTKAPNGSAALVLARLHSERLGAGSQEVARCSLTPRR, encoded by the coding sequence ATGAACTGGTCACGCTGCATTTCCAACATCGAGCGGTCGGGCATGAGCCTTACGGAGATCGCGCGCCAGATTGGCTTGTCGTTGTCGGCCGTGAGCGACATCAAACACGGGCGGACCAAGGCTCCGAATGGAAGCGCCGCACTCGTTCTCGCCAGGCTGCACAGCGAACGCCTCGGCGCCGGCTCCCAGGAAGTCGCTCGATGCTCCCTGACACCGCGCCGCTGA
- a CDS encoding ParB/RepB/Spo0J family partition protein, whose translation MACSHTQPFDLCAEALQRSRIIDAPLHRLRPDADQPRRHFDPVSLDALARSMAVVGQLQPIGVREAGAQWVIVYGERRWRAAKLLGWSSLLARVYQPLGAVTLVLQATENMHRDELTLGEYATTVLRLIEAGMPVAALARSLGQPEGWVATMLRIARDPVARGLIDAGRLQSAGAWDRFCALDAAARRIVLESTEPITGDRCALAQEQATHAPAARRRRHVVAAPVQQQRNDGEGSLPMISGSPSTSLEPGGTAGAFFPLRIPEDLCRRLVPDHAATLDHYLARSDPPGNAGGALHDVEADLQHALLARVRAFLEVHHG comes from the coding sequence ATGGCCTGTTCACACACGCAACCCTTTGATCTCTGCGCTGAGGCGCTGCAACGCTCGCGCATCATTGACGCTCCTCTACACCGCCTGCGTCCGGACGCCGATCAACCGCGGCGACATTTCGATCCCGTATCGCTCGACGCGCTGGCCCGGAGCATGGCGGTGGTTGGTCAGCTCCAGCCCATCGGCGTGCGTGAAGCTGGCGCGCAATGGGTCATCGTCTACGGGGAGCGCCGCTGGCGCGCAGCGAAGCTGCTGGGTTGGTCCAGCCTGCTGGCCAGGGTCTACCAGCCTCTCGGCGCCGTGACGCTGGTCCTGCAAGCGACCGAGAACATGCACCGTGACGAGCTGACCCTGGGCGAATACGCCACGACGGTGCTGCGCCTGATCGAGGCCGGCATGCCCGTGGCGGCACTCGCCCGCTCCCTCGGGCAGCCGGAGGGCTGGGTGGCCACGATGCTGCGCATCGCTCGTGATCCGGTGGCTCGCGGGCTGATCGACGCCGGCCGCCTCCAAAGCGCCGGCGCCTGGGACCGATTCTGCGCACTCGACGCCGCCGCGCGCAGGATCGTGCTGGAATCCACGGAACCCATCACGGGTGACCGTTGTGCGCTTGCGCAGGAGCAGGCCACCCACGCCCCTGCCGCACGACGACGCCGGCATGTTGTCGCCGCACCGGTGCAGCAGCAACGGAACGACGGGGAGGGCTCGCTGCCCATGATCTCCGGAAGTCCCTCGACATCGCTGGAGCCGGGAGGAACCGCAGGCGCATTCTTTCCCTTGCGGATCCCTGAAGATCTGTGCCGCCGCCTCGTCCCGGACCATGCCGCGACGCTGGATCACTACCTGGCTCGGAGCGATCCCCCTGGAAATGCCGGCGGGGCGCTGCATGACGTGGAGGCTGACCTGCAGCATGCACTGCTGGCGCGC